The Maniola jurtina chromosome 1, ilManJurt1.1, whole genome shotgun sequence genome has a window encoding:
- the LOC123864297 gene encoding transcription elongation factor SPT5, translating into MSDSEASVYSGSGSDAGSVASNRSRRSAASNRSARSASRSRSRSQSGSRASRSRSPSRSPSRSRSRSRSKSKSRSRSRSRSGSVASNTSRNKDDEAKEASADEEVEDEQEPEGEDLVDSEEYDEDEEEERRRKKRKKDSRYGGFIIDEAEVDDEVDEDDEWEEGAQEMGIVGNEVDEIGPTAREIEGRRRGTNLWDSQKEEEIEEYLRNKYADESAALRHFGEGGEEMSDEITQQTLLPGIKDPNLWMVKCRIGEEKSTVLLLMRKYITYQNSPEPFQIKSVVAPEGVKGYIYIEAYKQTHVKAIIENVGNLRMGIWKQEMVPIKEMTDVLRVVKEQSGLKPKQWVRLKRGLYKDDIAQVDYVDLAQNQVHLKLLPRIDYTRLRGALRTVQSESEAAKRKKKRRPAAKPFDPEAIRAIGGEVTSDGDFLIFEGNRYSRKGFLYKNFTMSAILAEGVKPTLTELERFEEQPEGIDIELAAPAKDDPTSLHSFSMGDNVEVCSGDLANLQARIIAIDGSMITVMPKHDALKDPLVFKPNELRKYFKQGDHVKVLAGRYEGDTGLIVRVEPHRVVLVSDLTMHELEVLPRDLQLCSDMATGVDSLGQFQWGDMVQLDPQTVGVIVRLEKENFHVLGMQGKVIECKPQALQKRRENRFTMALDSEQNTIQKKDIVKVIDGPHAGREGEIKHLYRNFAFLQSRMYLDNGGIFVCKTRHLQLAGGAKNNATTNGLALGFMSPRIQSPMHPSGRGTPRGRGRGGRGGMVARDREFIGQTIKITGGPYKGNVGIVRDANVSTARVELHTACQTISVDRGHIAAAGGPTGAVRGGASSYGRTPNPRAGANTPTYREAGFKTPLQGAATPVYEAGSRTPHYGASTPAHDGSRTPAHPAWDAAAHTPRPDLDMGLGLPGSPPAYDSAYSQGPFTPQTPGTMYGSDHTYSPYRPSPSPGTYGPGYLGTPSPAPYSPRSPYTADEDADWHTPDLEVRVRANAEPSLRGQTGALRGVSGTSCTVLLSQEDRVLNIPSHLLEPVVPQSGDRVKVIAGEDREAVGQLISIENQEGLVKFGTDDIKIMQLRHLCKMAAA; encoded by the exons GAGTGGCTCTGTTGCATCCAACACCAGTCGCAACAAAGATGATGAAGCAAAAGAAGCCTCAGCCGATGAGGAAGTCGAG GATGAACAAGAGCCGGAAGGTGAAGACCTGGTGGACTCGGAGGAGTATGATGAGGACGAGGAGGAGGAGCGCAGGAGGAAGAAGCGCAAGAAAGACAGCCGATATGGAGGCTTCATTATTGATGAGGCTGAG GTTGACGATGAAGTTGACGAAGATGACGAGTGGGAGGAAGGTGCTCAGGAAATGGGCATTGTGGGCAATGAAGTTGATGAAATTGGTCCCACTGCTAGAGAAATAGAAGGACGACGCAGAGGAACTAACCTCTGGGACtcacagaaagaagaagaaattgAAGAATATCTGAGGAATAAGTATGCAGATGAATCCGCTGCGCTTAGGCATTTTGGCGAAGGTGGAGAGGAAATGTCTGATGAAATCACGCAACAAACCCTACTCCCAGGCATTAAAGACCCCAATTTATGGATGGTTAAATGCAGAATTGGAGAAGAAAAATCTACAGTGTTACTTCTTATGAGAAAGTACATAACGTACCAGAACTCACCAGAACCGTTCCAAATCAAATCAGTTGTAGCACCAGAGGGGGTTAAAGGCTACATTTATATTGAAGCATACAAACAGACGCATGTTAAAGCTATTATTGAAAATGTTGGGAATCTAAGAATGGGGATATGGAAACAAGAGATGGTACCTATTAAAGAAATGACAGACGTTTTAAGAGTAGTTAAAGAACAGTCAGGTTTGAAACCAAAGCAATGGGTCAGACTAAAGAGAGGACTTTACAAAGATGATATCGCCCAAGTTGACTATGTGGATTTAGCACAAAATCAAgtacatttgaaattattaccTAGAATTGATTACACAAGGCTGAGAGGAGCTCTAAGAACTGTTCAAAGTGAAAGTGAAGCAGCTAAACGTAAGAAGAAGCGTAGGCCGGCCGCGAAGCCGTTTGACCCTGAGGCTATTAGAGCTATCGGCGGTGAAGTCACTTCTGATGGTGACTTCTTAATATTTGAAGGCAATAGATACTCCAGAAAAGGTTTTTTGTATAAGAACTTTACAATGTCAGCAATTTTAGCTGAAGGAGTTAAACCTACTTTGACAGAGCTAGAGAGGTTTGAGGAACAACCGGAAGGGATTGATATTGAACTCGCGGCTCCCGCTAAAGATGATCCCACAAGCTTGCACTCATTCTCCATGGGTGATAATGTTGAAGTATGTTCCGGTGATCTGGCCAACTTACAAGCGAGAATTATCGCCATCGATGGATCTATGATCACTGTTATGCCAAAACACGATGCTTTAAAAGACCCTCTCGTCTTCAAACCAAATGAATTAAGGAAGTACTTCAAGCAGGGTGATCACGTTAAAGTTTTAGCGGGTAGATATGAAGGCGATACAGGTTTAATAGTCCGAGTTGAACCTCACAGAGTTGTGCTGGTTTCTGATTTAACTATGCACGAATTAGAGGTTTTGCCGAGAGATTTACAATTATGTTCGGATATGGCAACGGGAGTAGATTCTCTGGGACAGTTCCAATGGGGCGACATGGTGCAACTCGATCCCCAAACAGTTGGAGTGATCGTTCgattagaaaaagaaaatttccACGTTCTCGGCATGCAGGGAAAAGTTATCGAATGTAAACCGCAAGCGTTACAAAAACGTCGTGAAAATCGCTTCACGATGGCTTTAGACTCCGAGCAAAATACTATACAGAAGAAAGACATAGTGAAAGTCATAGATGGGCCTCACGCAGGCCGTGAAGGGGAGATAAAACATTTATATAGAAACTTTGCGTTTTTGCAGTCAAGAATGTACTTGGATAATGGTGGAATTTTCGTTTGTAAGACGCGTCATTTGCAACTGGCTGGAGGTGCCAAGAATAATGCGACTACTAATGGTTTGGCTTTAGGGTTCATGTCGCCGAGGATACAGTCGCCGATGCATCCTTCGGGAAGAGGGACACCCAGGGGTCGCGGGAGAGGGGGTAGAGGGGGGATGGTCGCTCGTGATCGGGAGTTCATCGGGCAAACCATCAAGATCACCGGTGGGCCGTACAAGGGCAACGTGGGGATAGTGCGGGACGCGAACGTCAGTACGGCGAGGGTGGAACTGCATACGGCGTGTCAGACGATATCGGTGGACCGAGGGCACATCGCCGCCGCCGGAGGCCCCACTGGAGCCGTGAGGGGAGGCGCTTCCAG CTATGGTCGCACCCCCAACCCTCGTGCGGGTGCAAACACGCCCACATACCGCGAGGCAGGCTTCAAAACGCCGCTCCAAGGCGCAGCCACTCCTGTCTACGAAGCAGGGAGTCGGACTCCTCACTACGGTGCCTCCACGCCGGCGCACGATGGCAGCCGAACCCCAGCGCATCCCGCGTGGGATGCAGCCGCCCACACCCCACGCCCAGACTTGGACATGGGGCTGGGTTTGCCTGGCTCGCCGCCGGCCTACGACTCTGCATACTCACAG GGTCCGTTCACACCTCAGACGCCGGGCACGATGTACGGCTCGGACCACACGTACAGCCCGTACCGGCCCAGCCCCAGCCCCGGCACGTACGGGCCCGGCTATCTGGGCACGCCGAGCCCCGCGCCCTACTCGCCGCGCTCGCCCTACACCGCCGACGAGGACGCGGACTGGCACACGCCGGATTTAGAG GTCCGCGTGCGCGCAAACGCAGAGCCATCCCTGCGCGGTCAGACGGGTGCCTTACGAGGAGTGTCGGGTACATCGTGCACCGTGCTGCTGTCGCAGGAGGACCGCGTCCTCAACATCCCCTCGCATCTGTTGGAGCCCGTCGTGCCGCAGAGCGGGGACCGCGTCAAG GTGATAGCAGGAGAGGACCGCGAGGCGGTGGGACAACTGATCTCCATCGAGAACCAGGAAGGGCTCGTCAAGTTCGGCACCGATGACATCAAGATCATGCAGCTGCGGCACCTCTGCAAGATGGCCGCCGCTTAG
- the LOC123869220 gene encoding long-chain-fatty-acid--CoA ligase 4 isoform X1 has protein sequence MFIDENETPDAWWVSAVLRTIRAVVLVFDVLTFPLHLLLQRPWRKRALSRRIKARITESNADSITVRSVSTPCDLHLRLVRDGVSSMETMLRAAAARWQDRRCLGTRTVLSEEDEPQPNGRVFKKYRMGDYVWRTYLDVEHEARQFGSGLRALGAAPRRNVVMFAETRAEWMLAAHGCFTQSIPVVTIYATLGDEAIAHGINETEVSTVITTHELLPKFKKILARTPRVDTIIFMEDQLKDTPRDGFKEGIRIVAYKEVLEMGKQSKIEAVPPSPSDTAIIMYTSGSTGVPKGVILSHRNMVATLKAFADAMPIHEGDMLMGFLPLAHVFELLAESLCLIGGVPIGYSTPLTMLDSSSKIMKGTMGDATILQPTCITTVPLIMDRISKGITDKVSRSGPFASAFFKWAYAYKQGWMRRGYDTPILNRIVFKKVRALLGGRVRLMISGGAPLAPDTHTQVRLCLCCDVVAGYGLTETTSCATVMDPLDRSTGRVGAPTTGTDIKLVNWVEGNYRVNNKPYPQGEVVIGGDSVAEGYYKNPEKTREEFLDIAGRRWFRSGDIAELHHDGCLKIIDRKKDLVKLQAGEYVSLGKVEAELKTCSIVENICVYGDSSKTYTVALLVPNPRHLQELAARIGVTETDFEQLCQNSAVEKAVVKELAEHARKCGLEKFEVPAAVKLCTEVWSPDMGLVTAAFKIKRKDIQERYKEDIKRMYAS, from the exons GCCGGACGCGTGGTGGGTGTCGGCGGTACTGCGCACGATCCGCGCGGTGGTGCTGGTGTTCGACGTGCTCACCTTCCCCCTGCACCTGCTGCTGCAGCGGCCCTGGAGGAAGCGCGCCTTATCGAGACGCATCAAG GCCCGCATCACAGAGTCAAACGCAGACAGCATAACAGTGCGGTCGGTGTCCACACCATGCGACTTGCACTTGCGGCTGGTCCGCGACGGAGTGTCCAGCATGGAGACCATGTTGAGAGCCGCGGCCGCGCGCTGGCAGGACCGGCGCTGCCTCGGCACCAGGACAGTGCTGAGCGAGGAGGACGAGCCACAGCCTAACGGCCGCGTCTTCAAAAAG TACAGAATGGGTGACTACGTATGGCGGACGTACCTCGATGTGGAGCATGAGGCGCGGCAGTTCGGCTCGGGGCTGCGCGCGCTGGGCGCGGCGCCCAGGCGCAACGTGGTCATGTTCGCCGAGACACGCGCCGAGTGGATGCTGGCCGCGCACGGCTGCTTCACGCAGAGCATACCCG TGGTAACCATCTACGCCACGCTGGGTGACGAGGCGATCGCCCACGGCATCAACGAGACTGAAGTATCCACGGTCATCACCACGCACGAGCTTCTTCCCAAGTTCAAGAAGATCCTCGCGAGGACACCTCGAGTAGACACCATCATCTTCATGGAAGACCAGCTCAAGGACACCCCAAGAGACGGCTTTAAGGAAGGCATCCGGATTGTGGCTTACAAAGAAGTGCTTGAGATGGGCAAACAATCTAAAATTG AGGCCGTACCCCCGTCTCCCTCCGACACAGCCATCATCATGTACACGTCGGGCTCCACCGGCGTGCCGAAGGGCGTCATCCTGTCCCACCGCAACATGGTGGCCACGCTGAAGGCCTTCGCGGACGCCATGCCCATACACGAGGGGGACATGCTGATGGGGTTCCTGCCACTCGCGCACGTGTTCGAGCTGCTGGCTGAGAGTCTCTGCCTTATTGGAG GTGTTCCGATCGGTTACTCCACTCCACTCACAATGTTGGACTCTTCCAGCAAGATCATGAAAGGCACCATGGGCGACGCCACCATACTGCAACCGACCTGCATCACCACTGTACCG TTGATAATGGACCGTATCAGCAAGGGAATAACGGACAAAGTGTCCCGCAGCGGTCCGTTCGCGAGCGCGTTCTTCAAGTGGGCCTACGCGTACAAGCAGGGCTGGATGCGACGCGGCTACGACACGCCCATACTCAACCGCATT GTATTCAAGAAGGTCCGTGCGTTGCTGGGCGGCCGCGTCCGTCTCATGATCTCGGGAGGCGCGCCGCTCGCGCCCGACACACACACGCAAGTGCGGCTGTGCTTGTGCTGCGACGTTGTAGCGGGGTACGGCCTCACCGAGACCACCTCCTGCGCCACTGTTATGGACCCGCTGGACAG GTCGACGGGGCGTGTGGGTGCGCCCACCACGGGCACGGACATCAAGCTGGTGAACTGGGTCGAAGGCAACTACCGCGTCAACAACAAGCCGTACCCACAG GGCGAAGTGGTGATCGGCGGCGACAGTGTCGCGGAGGGTTACTACAAGAACCCGGAGAAGACGCGCGAAGAGTTCCTCGACATCGCCGGCCGACGCTGGTTCCGCTCCGGAGACATTGCGGAGTTACACCACGATGGCTGCCTCAAGATCATAG ATCGCAAGAAGGACCTGGTCAAACTGCAAGCGGGCGAATACGTGTCCCTCGGCAAAGTGGAGGCGGAGCTGAAGACCTGCTCCATCGTGGAGAACATCTGCGTTTACGGGGATAGCTCCAAGACGTATACCGTGGCGCTGCTCGTGCCCAACCCGAGGCATCTGCAGGAGCTGGCGGCCAGGATCGGCGTCACCGAGACTGACTTCGAGCAGCTGTGCCAGAACAGTGCAGTCGAGAAGGCGGTGGTCAAGGAGCTGGCTGAGCATGCCAGGAAAT GTGGGCTGGAGAAGTTCGAAGTCCCAGCAGCAGTGAAGCTGTGCACGGAAGTGTGGTCACCGGACATGGGGCTGGTGACTGCCGCCTTCAAGATCAAGCGCAAGGACATCCAGGAGCGGTACAAGGAGGACATCAAACGCATGTACGCCTCGTGA
- the LOC123869220 gene encoding long-chain-fatty-acid--CoA ligase 4 isoform X2, with amino-acid sequence MGVYSYKMPDAWWVSAVLRTIRAVVLVFDVLTFPLHLLLQRPWRKRALSRRIKARITESNADSITVRSVSTPCDLHLRLVRDGVSSMETMLRAAAARWQDRRCLGTRTVLSEEDEPQPNGRVFKKYRMGDYVWRTYLDVEHEARQFGSGLRALGAAPRRNVVMFAETRAEWMLAAHGCFTQSIPVVTIYATLGDEAIAHGINETEVSTVITTHELLPKFKKILARTPRVDTIIFMEDQLKDTPRDGFKEGIRIVAYKEVLEMGKQSKIEAVPPSPSDTAIIMYTSGSTGVPKGVILSHRNMVATLKAFADAMPIHEGDMLMGFLPLAHVFELLAESLCLIGGVPIGYSTPLTMLDSSSKIMKGTMGDATILQPTCITTVPLIMDRISKGITDKVSRSGPFASAFFKWAYAYKQGWMRRGYDTPILNRIVFKKVRALLGGRVRLMISGGAPLAPDTHTQVRLCLCCDVVAGYGLTETTSCATVMDPLDRSTGRVGAPTTGTDIKLVNWVEGNYRVNNKPYPQGEVVIGGDSVAEGYYKNPEKTREEFLDIAGRRWFRSGDIAELHHDGCLKIIDRKKDLVKLQAGEYVSLGKVEAELKTCSIVENICVYGDSSKTYTVALLVPNPRHLQELAARIGVTETDFEQLCQNSAVEKAVVKELAEHARKCGLEKFEVPAAVKLCTEVWSPDMGLVTAAFKIKRKDIQERYKEDIKRMYAS; translated from the exons GCCGGACGCGTGGTGGGTGTCGGCGGTACTGCGCACGATCCGCGCGGTGGTGCTGGTGTTCGACGTGCTCACCTTCCCCCTGCACCTGCTGCTGCAGCGGCCCTGGAGGAAGCGCGCCTTATCGAGACGCATCAAG GCCCGCATCACAGAGTCAAACGCAGACAGCATAACAGTGCGGTCGGTGTCCACACCATGCGACTTGCACTTGCGGCTGGTCCGCGACGGAGTGTCCAGCATGGAGACCATGTTGAGAGCCGCGGCCGCGCGCTGGCAGGACCGGCGCTGCCTCGGCACCAGGACAGTGCTGAGCGAGGAGGACGAGCCACAGCCTAACGGCCGCGTCTTCAAAAAG TACAGAATGGGTGACTACGTATGGCGGACGTACCTCGATGTGGAGCATGAGGCGCGGCAGTTCGGCTCGGGGCTGCGCGCGCTGGGCGCGGCGCCCAGGCGCAACGTGGTCATGTTCGCCGAGACACGCGCCGAGTGGATGCTGGCCGCGCACGGCTGCTTCACGCAGAGCATACCCG TGGTAACCATCTACGCCACGCTGGGTGACGAGGCGATCGCCCACGGCATCAACGAGACTGAAGTATCCACGGTCATCACCACGCACGAGCTTCTTCCCAAGTTCAAGAAGATCCTCGCGAGGACACCTCGAGTAGACACCATCATCTTCATGGAAGACCAGCTCAAGGACACCCCAAGAGACGGCTTTAAGGAAGGCATCCGGATTGTGGCTTACAAAGAAGTGCTTGAGATGGGCAAACAATCTAAAATTG AGGCCGTACCCCCGTCTCCCTCCGACACAGCCATCATCATGTACACGTCGGGCTCCACCGGCGTGCCGAAGGGCGTCATCCTGTCCCACCGCAACATGGTGGCCACGCTGAAGGCCTTCGCGGACGCCATGCCCATACACGAGGGGGACATGCTGATGGGGTTCCTGCCACTCGCGCACGTGTTCGAGCTGCTGGCTGAGAGTCTCTGCCTTATTGGAG GTGTTCCGATCGGTTACTCCACTCCACTCACAATGTTGGACTCTTCCAGCAAGATCATGAAAGGCACCATGGGCGACGCCACCATACTGCAACCGACCTGCATCACCACTGTACCG TTGATAATGGACCGTATCAGCAAGGGAATAACGGACAAAGTGTCCCGCAGCGGTCCGTTCGCGAGCGCGTTCTTCAAGTGGGCCTACGCGTACAAGCAGGGCTGGATGCGACGCGGCTACGACACGCCCATACTCAACCGCATT GTATTCAAGAAGGTCCGTGCGTTGCTGGGCGGCCGCGTCCGTCTCATGATCTCGGGAGGCGCGCCGCTCGCGCCCGACACACACACGCAAGTGCGGCTGTGCTTGTGCTGCGACGTTGTAGCGGGGTACGGCCTCACCGAGACCACCTCCTGCGCCACTGTTATGGACCCGCTGGACAG GTCGACGGGGCGTGTGGGTGCGCCCACCACGGGCACGGACATCAAGCTGGTGAACTGGGTCGAAGGCAACTACCGCGTCAACAACAAGCCGTACCCACAG GGCGAAGTGGTGATCGGCGGCGACAGTGTCGCGGAGGGTTACTACAAGAACCCGGAGAAGACGCGCGAAGAGTTCCTCGACATCGCCGGCCGACGCTGGTTCCGCTCCGGAGACATTGCGGAGTTACACCACGATGGCTGCCTCAAGATCATAG ATCGCAAGAAGGACCTGGTCAAACTGCAAGCGGGCGAATACGTGTCCCTCGGCAAAGTGGAGGCGGAGCTGAAGACCTGCTCCATCGTGGAGAACATCTGCGTTTACGGGGATAGCTCCAAGACGTATACCGTGGCGCTGCTCGTGCCCAACCCGAGGCATCTGCAGGAGCTGGCGGCCAGGATCGGCGTCACCGAGACTGACTTCGAGCAGCTGTGCCAGAACAGTGCAGTCGAGAAGGCGGTGGTCAAGGAGCTGGCTGAGCATGCCAGGAAAT GTGGGCTGGAGAAGTTCGAAGTCCCAGCAGCAGTGAAGCTGTGCACGGAAGTGTGGTCACCGGACATGGGGCTGGTGACTGCCGCCTTCAAGATCAAGCGCAAGGACATCCAGGAGCGGTACAAGGAGGACATCAAACGCATGTACGCCTCGTGA